Proteins encoded in a region of the Massilia sp. UMI-21 genome:
- a CDS encoding TonB-dependent receptor: MSPHSQVRFPVKRLSQAVAMALASLVASGSSYAQQSAAPQADAQASATPARKASSAEAPEAMETVLVVGARDSQRSAIARKKNAETAQDSIIAEDVGAFPDRNVADAISRIAGVAVDRGEFGEGISVSIRGNGPELTRVELDGMGVQQAGGADMLGGITAGADTSGGRSVEMRQLSSDLIKSVDVIKGSTADMTEGSLGGGVRIQTRNGLDFKKDYLSFRVAGQQNSLNKKTNPNLNLIGVKKFMNDRLGVLVNLSKSKVNQEAHSINQGGSNGQVGAYRPMDFDNSPDKTVALRPDTLNLNDEASTTPFYTVPYSNAALGTWSSMTPKDVLEGSAAARTKAECYQKFPLLPANVASQLSTGGNGRTNAQNITQLALLSCLGQWNDWVPSNTRYFVNRWNDERTSGDIRLDFKVNDALTIYAKHSRSKGDVTSYSTNNSFGGISINPAASARVRGPDDFLGSPYVDTISSTQLANGAWGTRAVNPASGWFAYPNELTYRSTGALNGAVANVDPASVVVDGNHHVTGFRIADGVYGVDNTTITTGTKSSYTQAGGTFRKGIVRAEFLVGDAKSEFYRYEKRMGQSAYLGTTSAEVLSNGIWSYTPNSTVDVNDPNSWLTLGPQPAVNASAPTFNSPGSVAYTPAQLPLVNGATTLAFQNPRINESYEKTAKLDVNIATDEYIPFVPTIKVGYNRRKSGYDAWSTGGPTLQDPVGTFGQPGYIPGVYVSTNNLRTTFQVCEDTPGSLAPGGRPCQYGYNPSTDPRNARQGSIVISPDQYRQLFNQSYTKQPTAQFYAGDPDRPASLTNGWTEFDIDKVYALLGVPNYNLDCIKECVGSDGNLYAQPKNSIMETVDAGYLMANFEVDRIPFTQRALPFGLSFDGNIGVRAVKTKVVGSGQLTFRSIMPTESYNPLDPNNPAGISTRVYRKDTAINATNTDYLPSVNLNTWLVPDKLVLRYNWGKTIARPVAGRLIPNGTCEYDGRKLVELDDDGSEVAMRCTDIMGNPEIKPLTNHNQNLSLEWYANRDVMLAGAVYKQEGITGAPTLIETVDDVRPFAGSDAVDPQTGKPLADLVFTQRRWTNQIPFTRKGFEVSSKVAFTILPWYLRYTGLDANYTRNKSTLTGAAMRDLITGAILPVAGEPRHSWNASVWYDDGALSMRVGLQVKASTFACTSGCNGNAVNNYPAVGMTTVRYPTYLPGTPVFRLATRYVDAKIAYRFNKNVEFFLEGRNLGKTHTGTNTGGYSVFADGTPNVYTDSYAGSTYMAGLNFKFGG, from the coding sequence ATGTCACCCCATTCCCAGGTCAGATTCCCCGTTAAACGCCTGAGCCAGGCCGTCGCCATGGCGCTGGCTTCGCTCGTCGCGAGCGGCAGCTCGTATGCCCAACAATCCGCCGCGCCGCAGGCCGACGCGCAGGCATCGGCGACGCCGGCCCGCAAGGCCTCCAGCGCGGAAGCGCCGGAAGCGATGGAAACGGTGCTGGTGGTCGGCGCCCGCGATTCGCAGCGCAGCGCCATCGCGCGCAAGAAAAACGCCGAGACGGCGCAGGACTCGATCATCGCCGAAGACGTCGGCGCCTTCCCCGACCGGAACGTCGCCGACGCGATCTCGCGCATTGCCGGTGTCGCGGTCGACCGCGGCGAATTCGGCGAAGGCATCAGCGTATCGATCCGCGGCAACGGACCGGAGCTGACCCGGGTCGAGCTGGACGGCATGGGCGTGCAGCAGGCCGGCGGCGCCGACATGCTGGGCGGGATCACGGCCGGCGCCGATACTTCGGGCGGCCGTTCGGTCGAGATGCGCCAGCTCTCGTCGGACCTGATCAAGAGCGTGGACGTGATCAAGGGCTCGACCGCCGACATGACCGAAGGCTCGCTGGGCGGCGGAGTGCGCATCCAGACCCGCAACGGCCTGGACTTCAAGAAGGACTACCTGTCCTTCCGCGTGGCCGGCCAGCAGAATTCGCTGAACAAGAAGACCAACCCCAACCTGAACCTCATCGGCGTCAAGAAGTTCATGAACGACCGCCTGGGCGTGCTGGTCAATCTTTCCAAGAGCAAGGTCAACCAGGAAGCCCACTCGATCAACCAGGGCGGCAGCAACGGCCAGGTCGGGGCCTACCGCCCGATGGACTTCGACAATTCGCCCGACAAGACGGTCGCGCTGCGACCCGATACCCTCAACCTGAACGACGAGGCCTCGACCACCCCCTTCTACACCGTCCCCTACAGCAATGCGGCGCTGGGAACCTGGAGCAGCATGACGCCGAAGGACGTGCTGGAAGGCTCGGCCGCGGCCCGGACCAAGGCCGAGTGCTACCAGAAATTCCCGCTGCTGCCGGCCAACGTGGCGTCCCAGCTCAGCACCGGCGGCAACGGCCGTACCAACGCGCAGAACATCACCCAGCTGGCCCTGCTGAGCTGCCTGGGCCAGTGGAACGACTGGGTGCCGAGCAATACCCGCTACTTCGTCAACCGCTGGAACGACGAGCGCACCAGCGGCGACATCCGCCTCGACTTCAAGGTCAACGATGCGCTGACCATCTATGCCAAGCATAGCCGCAGCAAGGGTGACGTCACCTCGTACAGCACCAACAACAGTTTCGGCGGCATCAGCATCAACCCGGCAGCGTCGGCACGCGTGCGCGGTCCGGACGACTTCCTCGGTTCGCCCTACGTCGATACGATTTCAAGCACCCAGCTGGCCAATGGCGCCTGGGGCACCCGCGCCGTCAACCCGGCCTCCGGCTGGTTCGCGTATCCGAACGAGCTGACCTACCGCAGCACCGGCGCGCTCAACGGCGCCGTGGCGAACGTCGACCCGGCCTCGGTCGTCGTCGACGGCAACCACCACGTCACCGGCTTCCGGATCGCGGACGGCGTGTACGGCGTCGACAACACGACGATCACGACCGGCACCAAGTCCAGCTACACCCAGGCCGGCGGCACCTTCCGCAAGGGCATCGTGCGCGCCGAATTCCTGGTCGGCGACGCCAAGTCGGAGTTCTACCGCTACGAGAAGCGCATGGGCCAGAGCGCCTACCTGGGCACGACCAGCGCCGAGGTGCTGTCCAACGGTATCTGGAGCTACACGCCGAACAGCACGGTGGACGTGAACGATCCGAACAGCTGGCTGACCCTCGGCCCGCAACCGGCGGTCAATGCTTCGGCCCCCACCTTCAACTCCCCGGGCAGCGTCGCCTACACCCCGGCCCAGCTGCCGCTGGTGAACGGCGCCACCACCCTGGCGTTCCAGAACCCGCGCATCAACGAGTCGTACGAGAAGACGGCCAAGCTGGACGTGAACATCGCCACCGACGAGTACATTCCCTTCGTCCCGACCATCAAGGTCGGCTACAACCGCCGCAAGAGCGGCTACGATGCCTGGTCGACCGGCGGCCCGACCTTGCAGGACCCGGTGGGCACCTTCGGACAGCCGGGCTACATCCCGGGCGTCTACGTCTCGACCAACAACCTGCGCACCACCTTCCAGGTGTGCGAGGACACGCCGGGCTCGCTGGCGCCGGGCGGCCGTCCCTGCCAGTACGGCTACAACCCGAGCACCGACCCGCGCAACGCGCGCCAGGGCAGCATCGTCATCTCGCCGGACCAGTACCGCCAGCTGTTCAACCAGTCCTATACCAAGCAGCCGACCGCGCAGTTCTACGCGGGCGATCCGGACCGTCCGGCCAGCCTGACCAATGGATGGACCGAGTTCGACATCGACAAGGTCTACGCGCTGCTCGGCGTACCGAACTACAACCTGGACTGCATCAAGGAGTGCGTGGGCAGCGACGGCAACCTGTATGCCCAGCCGAAGAACTCGATCATGGAAACCGTCGACGCCGGCTACCTGATGGCGAACTTCGAGGTCGACCGGATTCCGTTCACGCAGCGCGCGCTGCCTTTCGGCCTGTCCTTCGACGGCAACATCGGCGTGCGCGCGGTGAAGACCAAGGTGGTGGGGTCCGGACAGCTGACCTTCCGCTCGATCATGCCGACCGAGAGCTACAATCCGCTCGACCCGAACAACCCGGCGGGCATCAGCACGCGGGTCTACCGCAAGGACACGGCGATCAATGCCACCAATACCGACTACCTGCCGTCGGTTAACCTGAACACCTGGCTGGTGCCGGACAAGCTGGTCCTGCGCTACAACTGGGGCAAGACCATCGCGCGCCCGGTCGCCGGCCGCCTGATCCCGAACGGCACCTGCGAATACGACGGCCGCAAGCTGGTCGAACTGGACGACGACGGCAGCGAAGTCGCGATGCGCTGCACCGACATCATGGGCAATCCGGAGATCAAGCCGCTCACCAACCATAACCAGAACCTGTCGCTGGAATGGTATGCCAACCGCGACGTCATGCTGGCCGGCGCCGTCTACAAGCAGGAAGGCATCACCGGCGCGCCGACCCTGATCGAGACGGTCGACGACGTCCGTCCGTTCGCGGGTTCAGACGCGGTCGACCCGCAGACCGGCAAGCCGCTCGCCGACCTCGTCTTCACCCAGCGCCGCTGGACCAACCAGATCCCGTTCACCCGCAAGGGCTTCGAAGTGTCGAGCAAGGTGGCCTTCACCATCCTGCCCTGGTACCTGCGCTATACCGGCCTGGATGCGAACTACACCCGTAACAAGTCGACCCTGACCGGAGCGGCCATGCGCGACCTGATCACCGGCGCGATCCTGCCGGTGGCCGGCGAGCCGCGCCATTCCTGGAATGCGTCGGTGTGGTACGACGATGGCGCGCTGTCGATGCGGGTCGGCCTGCAGGTCAAGGCCTCGACCTTCGCCTGCACCTCCGGCTGCAACGGCAACGCCGTCAACAACTACCCGGCTGTCGGCATGACCACGGTGCGCTACCCTACCTACCTCCCGGGCACGCCGGTGTTCCGCCTGGCGACGCGCTACGTGGACGCCAAGATCGCGTATCGCTTCAACAAGAACGTCGAGTTCTTCCTCGAAGGCCGTAACCTGGGCAAGACCCACACCGGTACCAACACCGGCGGCTATTCGGTCTTCGCCGACGGCACCCCGAACGTGTACACCGACTCGTATGCCGGCAGCACCTACATGGCGGGCCTGAACTTCAAGTTCGGCGGCTGA
- the gudD gene encoding glucarate dehydratase — protein MNSKLTGAPVITALRVVPVAGQDSMLMNLSGAHGPWFTRNVVVLTDSAGNTGLGEVPGGESIRQTLEDACPLILGKSLGDYKAVLNAIRTSFAGRDAGGRGLQTFDLRTTIHAVTAVESCFLDLLGQFMNVPVAALLGEGQQREAVPMLGYLFYIGERRRTALPYRSEESADDAWFRLRNEEAMSPEAVVALAEAAQARYGFQDFKLKGGVLSGDAEMEAALALHERFPEARVTLDPNGAWSLADAVRLCRDKHGVLAYAEDPCGAENGFSGREVMAEFRRATGLLTATNMIATDWRQMAHAIQLQSVDIPLADPHFWTMQGSVRVAQLCDMFGLTWGSHSNNHFDISLAMFTHVGAAAPGRVTAIDTHWIWQDGQRLTKEPPRIEGGAVKVPARPGLGIELDVDALAAAHQAYRNMGLGARDDAAAMQYLIPNWKFDNKRPCMLR, from the coding sequence ATGAATAGCAAGCTTACCGGTGCGCCGGTCATCACTGCCCTGCGGGTCGTCCCCGTTGCGGGCCAGGACAGCATGCTGATGAACCTGAGCGGCGCCCACGGCCCCTGGTTCACCCGCAACGTCGTGGTGCTGACTGACAGCGCCGGCAATACGGGCCTGGGCGAGGTGCCGGGCGGAGAGTCGATCCGCCAGACCCTGGAAGACGCATGCCCGCTCATCCTCGGCAAGTCGCTGGGCGACTACAAGGCCGTGCTGAACGCGATCCGCACCAGCTTCGCCGGCCGCGACGCGGGCGGGCGCGGCCTGCAGACCTTCGACCTGCGCACCACGATTCACGCCGTCACGGCGGTGGAATCCTGCTTCCTCGACCTGCTCGGGCAGTTCATGAACGTGCCGGTGGCTGCCTTGCTCGGGGAGGGCCAGCAGCGCGAGGCGGTGCCGATGCTGGGCTACCTGTTCTACATCGGCGAGCGGCGGCGCACCGCGCTGCCCTACCGCAGCGAAGAGAGTGCGGACGATGCCTGGTTCCGGCTGCGCAACGAAGAGGCGATGAGTCCCGAAGCGGTGGTGGCGCTGGCCGAGGCGGCACAGGCGCGCTACGGCTTCCAGGACTTCAAGCTCAAGGGCGGCGTGCTGTCGGGCGACGCGGAGATGGAAGCGGCGCTGGCCTTGCATGAACGCTTTCCGGAGGCGCGCGTCACGCTCGACCCGAACGGCGCCTGGTCGCTGGCCGACGCGGTGCGCCTGTGCCGCGACAAGCATGGCGTGCTGGCCTACGCCGAAGACCCCTGCGGCGCCGAGAACGGCTTCTCGGGGCGCGAGGTCATGGCCGAGTTCCGGCGCGCCACCGGCCTGCTCACCGCCACCAACATGATCGCCACCGACTGGCGCCAGATGGCGCATGCGATCCAGCTCCAGTCGGTCGACATCCCGCTGGCCGACCCGCACTTCTGGACCATGCAGGGTTCGGTGCGCGTGGCGCAGTTGTGCGATATGTTCGGCCTGACCTGGGGCTCGCACTCGAACAACCACTTCGACATCTCGCTGGCCATGTTCACCCACGTGGGCGCGGCCGCGCCGGGCCGGGTGACGGCGATCGACACGCACTGGATCTGGCAGGACGGCCAGCGACTCACGAAAGAGCCGCCCCGCATCGAAGGCGGCGCGGTCAAGGTGCCGGCCCGGCCCGGCCTGGGCATCGAGCTCGATGTCGATGCGCTCGCGGCGGCGCACCAGGCCTATCGCAACATGGGCCTGGGCGCGCGCGACGATGCGGCGGCCATGCAGTACCTGATCCCAAACTGGAAGTTCGACAACAAGCGGCCCTGCATGCTGCGCTGA
- a CDS encoding NAD(P)-dependent oxidoreductase: MSKPFKRILFTGAGGNLGRRLRERLHEFADIVRLSDVAAGLAALGGAGPGEEIVACDLADREQVMRMCEGVDAILHFGGVSTEVEFAPIMQANILGMVNLYEAVHKLGIRRVVFASSNHTMGMYQTSERVDAAMPTRADGYYGLSKVWGENLSRYYWDRFGIETVCLRIGFCFPEPATHRQMVTWLSLDDMAELLRRALLTPRVGHTITFGVSANPGSWWDDRHARHLAYQARDSSAQFLDALPQAFSYPPADDLSTFLQGGAFVTAGPKYPS; encoded by the coding sequence ATGAGCAAACCATTCAAACGCATCCTCTTCACCGGCGCCGGCGGCAACCTGGGCCGCCGCCTGCGCGAACGCCTGCACGAATTCGCCGACATCGTGCGCCTGTCCGACGTGGCCGCCGGGCTCGCCGCGCTGGGCGGCGCCGGTCCCGGCGAGGAAATCGTGGCGTGCGACCTGGCCGACCGCGAGCAGGTCATGCGCATGTGCGAAGGCGTCGACGCCATCCTGCACTTCGGCGGCGTCTCCACCGAAGTCGAGTTCGCACCCATCATGCAGGCCAACATCCTGGGCATGGTCAACCTCTACGAAGCCGTGCACAAGCTGGGCATCCGGCGCGTGGTCTTCGCCAGCAGCAACCATACGATGGGCATGTACCAGACCAGCGAGCGCGTCGACGCCGCCATGCCGACCCGCGCCGACGGCTACTACGGCCTGTCCAAGGTCTGGGGCGAGAATTTGTCGCGCTACTACTGGGACCGTTTCGGCATCGAGACCGTGTGCCTGCGCATCGGCTTCTGCTTCCCGGAGCCCGCCACCCACCGCCAGATGGTGACCTGGCTCAGCCTGGACGACATGGCCGAGCTGTTGCGTCGCGCCCTGCTGACGCCGCGCGTCGGCCACACCATCACCTTCGGCGTCTCGGCCAACCCGGGCAGCTGGTGGGACGACCGCCATGCGCGCCACCTGGCTTACCAGGCCAGGGACAGCTCGGCCCAGTTCCTCGACGCCCTGCCGCAGGCATTCTCCTACCCGCCGGCGGACGATCTCAGCACCTTCCTGCAGGGCGGCGCCTTCGTGACGGCCGGCCCGAAGTATCCGTCATGA
- a CDS encoding sialate O-acetylesterase, whose protein sequence is MLGVLALPAGAEVRLPAILSDHMVLQRAARVPVWGWAAPDEAVTVRFGSQSRSTRAGPDGRWRVDLDLSGATQAPGLLAVRGEANELVVNDVLVGEVWLASGQSNMEKPLGEKRGQRPTFGAEEAIADADQPDMRLFKVAKSKAERPADDVQGAWVRSTPASVVASEFSAAAYHFGRRLKSALGTPVGLIDATWGGTRIESWTPTEPLAPHTLPPERKDRPATMYNGMVAGLAPFALKGALWYQGESNILGTDDGPAYTPKMEAMIARWRRAFERELPFYYVQLAPHLYSVVRADQVLHGAESLPRLREAQADALRIPHTAMIVTTDLADDLRDIHPRDKRSVGLRLANLALALSYGRPGIEPFGPRFRAVRFTDGQAILSFDHAGGLAARDGKPLDWFEIAGSDGQYHPATAAIVGSEVVASSPLVADPKSVRFGWHEAATPNLVNRAGLPALPFRSEHPIPAPPPSR, encoded by the coding sequence ATGCTGGGCGTCCTGGCGCTGCCGGCCGGCGCCGAGGTCAGGCTGCCGGCCATCCTGTCCGACCACATGGTGCTGCAGCGCGCCGCCCGGGTGCCGGTGTGGGGCTGGGCTGCGCCGGACGAAGCGGTGACGGTGCGCTTCGGCAGCCAGTCGCGCAGCACGCGCGCCGGGCCGGATGGCCGCTGGCGCGTCGATCTCGACCTGAGCGGCGCCACGCAGGCGCCCGGCCTGCTGGCGGTGCGCGGCGAGGCCAACGAGCTCGTGGTGAACGACGTGCTGGTCGGCGAGGTGTGGCTGGCCTCGGGCCAGTCGAACATGGAAAAACCGCTCGGCGAGAAGCGCGGCCAGCGCCCGACCTTCGGCGCCGAGGAGGCCATCGCCGACGCCGACCAGCCCGACATGCGCCTGTTCAAGGTAGCCAAGAGCAAGGCCGAGCGGCCCGCGGACGATGTCCAGGGCGCCTGGGTGCGCAGCACGCCGGCCTCGGTCGTGGCGAGCGAATTCTCGGCCGCCGCGTATCACTTCGGCCGCCGCCTGAAGTCGGCGCTGGGCACGCCGGTGGGCCTGATCGACGCGACCTGGGGCGGCACCCGCATCGAATCCTGGACGCCGACGGAACCGCTTGCGCCGCACACCCTGCCGCCCGAACGCAAGGACAGGCCCGCCACGATGTACAACGGCATGGTCGCCGGCCTGGCGCCGTTCGCCCTCAAGGGGGCCTTGTGGTACCAGGGCGAATCGAACATCCTGGGCACCGACGACGGCCCGGCCTACACGCCGAAGATGGAAGCGATGATCGCGCGATGGCGCCGCGCCTTCGAGCGCGAGCTGCCCTTCTACTATGTGCAGCTGGCGCCGCACCTGTATTCCGTCGTGCGCGCCGACCAGGTCCTGCACGGCGCCGAATCGCTGCCGCGCCTGCGCGAAGCCCAGGCCGATGCCCTGCGCATCCCGCACACGGCGATGATCGTCACCACCGACCTGGCCGACGACCTGCGCGACATCCACCCGCGCGACAAGCGCAGTGTCGGGCTGCGCCTGGCGAACCTTGCCCTGGCCCTGAGCTATGGCCGTCCCGGTATCGAGCCCTTCGGCCCGCGCTTTCGCGCGGTGCGCTTCACGGACGGACAGGCAATCCTCAGCTTCGACCATGCCGGGGGACTGGCCGCGCGCGACGGCAAGCCGCTCGACTGGTTCGAGATCGCAGGCAGCGACGGCCAATACCACCCGGCCACGGCGGCCATCGTCGGCAGCGAGGTGGTCGCCAGCAGCCCGCTGGTGGCGGACCCGAAGTCGGTGCGCTTCGGCTGGCATGAGGCGGCGACGCCGAACCTGGTCAATCGCGCCGGACTGCCGGCGCTGCCCTTCCGGTCGGAACATCCGATTCCGGCGCCGCCGCCGTCCCGGTAA
- a CDS encoding beta-glucuronidase — protein MNKLIAAFWIVVGALAAMPATAQDLRPAFLLTGSLHRDSQDLSGQWTYSKDLYRTGLTDINGWVAKSRMQRYRDIDVAAVEASGGTDFFEFDLDRGPIIQIPGAWNAAQPELRYYDGLIWFQRKFSARPASGKRAFLRFEAVNYRAWVYLNGKEVGRHEGGFTPFVLEVTDALRAGENRLVVGVDSTHDAQSIPTSITDWDLYGGITRPVRLITTPDTFIDDAMLRLRPDGRIAGEVRLQGPRAARQAVTVAIGSLATARAVTDADGRASFELVAPTGLQRWSPEQPTLYDVRVEAAGDALRDRVGFRTIAVKGNQILLNGKPIWLRGISLHEEEFGPNPARNMTEPAARALLHEIKHGLGGNYVRLSHYPHSETTLRLADEMGLLVWSEIPVYWTVDWDNPAVLRKALAMQAETIYRDRNRASVILWSVGNETPVSPARTRFHSAMADNVRRLDPSRLVSAALLVKHDGAALVIDDPLVDKLDVLAVNTYAGWYGADTLEAVAKLKWKVPADRPLILSEFGADALAGYRGQTPDGMKKFTEDYQAEYYRQTLAMAEQIPTLRGMSPWILKDFRSPRREHPVFQNGWNRKGILSETGVRKQAFKVLADYYRNK, from the coding sequence ATGAACAAACTGATCGCCGCATTCTGGATTGTTGTCGGCGCGCTGGCCGCCATGCCGGCAACGGCGCAAGACCTGCGCCCCGCCTTCCTGCTCACCGGCTCGCTGCACCGCGACAGCCAGGACCTGTCCGGCCAATGGACCTATTCGAAAGACCTGTACCGCACCGGCCTCACCGACATCAACGGCTGGGTCGCGAAGTCGCGCATGCAGCGCTACCGCGACATCGACGTTGCAGCAGTCGAGGCGAGCGGCGGGACCGATTTCTTCGAGTTCGACCTCGACCGCGGTCCGATCATCCAGATCCCGGGCGCGTGGAACGCGGCGCAGCCCGAGCTGCGCTATTACGACGGCCTGATCTGGTTCCAGCGCAAGTTCAGCGCCCGGCCAGCTTCCGGCAAGCGCGCATTCCTGCGCTTCGAAGCGGTGAACTACCGCGCCTGGGTCTACCTGAACGGCAAGGAGGTCGGGCGCCATGAGGGCGGCTTCACGCCCTTCGTGCTGGAAGTGACCGACGCGCTGCGGGCCGGCGAGAACCGCCTGGTGGTGGGCGTCGATTCGACCCACGACGCGCAGTCGATCCCGACCTCCATCACCGACTGGGACCTGTACGGCGGCATCACCCGCCCGGTGCGCCTGATCACCACCCCTGACACCTTCATCGACGACGCCATGCTCAGGCTGCGTCCGGACGGCCGCATCGCCGGCGAAGTGCGCCTGCAGGGGCCGCGGGCCGCCCGGCAGGCGGTCACGGTGGCCATCGGATCGCTCGCCACCGCACGCGCCGTCACCGATGCCGATGGCCGCGCCAGCTTCGAACTGGTGGCGCCGACAGGCCTGCAACGCTGGTCGCCCGAGCAGCCGACCCTGTACGACGTACGCGTGGAGGCGGCCGGCGACGCGCTGCGCGATCGCGTCGGTTTCCGCACCATCGCGGTCAAAGGGAACCAGATCCTCCTGAACGGCAAGCCGATCTGGCTGCGCGGCATCTCGCTGCACGAAGAAGAGTTCGGGCCCAACCCGGCGCGCAACATGACGGAACCGGCCGCGCGCGCACTGCTGCACGAGATCAAGCATGGCCTCGGCGGCAACTATGTGCGCCTCTCGCACTACCCGCATTCGGAAACGACCCTGCGCCTGGCCGACGAGATGGGCCTGCTGGTGTGGAGCGAGATTCCGGTGTACTGGACCGTCGACTGGGACAACCCGGCCGTGCTGCGCAAGGCGCTGGCGATGCAGGCCGAGACCATCTACCGCGACCGTAACCGCGCCTCCGTCATCCTCTGGAGCGTCGGCAACGAGACGCCGGTGTCGCCGGCGCGCACGCGCTTCCACAGCGCCATGGCCGACAACGTGCGCCGGCTCGACCCGAGCCGCCTGGTCAGCGCGGCCCTGCTGGTCAAGCACGACGGCGCGGCGCTGGTCATCGACGACCCGCTGGTCGACAAGCTCGATGTCCTGGCGGTGAACACCTATGCCGGCTGGTACGGCGCCGACACGCTCGAGGCGGTGGCGAAGCTGAAGTGGAAGGTGCCCGCCGACCGCCCGCTGATCCTGTCCGAGTTCGGCGCCGACGCGCTGGCCGGATACAGGGGTCAAACGCCTGACGGCATGAAGAAGTTCACCGAGGACTACCAGGCCGAGTACTACCGCCAGACCCTGGCCATGGCCGAGCAGATTCCGACGCTGCGCGGCATGTCGCCCTGGATCCTGAAGGATTTCCGATCGCCGCGCCGCGAACACCCGGTGTTCCAGAACGGCTGGAACCGCAAGGGCATCCTGTCCGAGACCGGCGTGCGCAAGCAGGCATTCAAGGTGCTGGCCGACTACTACCGCAACAAATAA